The window atattatttattttttatgtaccgtttttttatattttttgtttttttttatgtacttacctacttttgttatatacatctaactattattttcttgtttactttttaaattatttacattctacattttattacttttacttattttttatttacatttatttttagaagattaactttgtctacattttttgaaatataatataaggtatacatacattttcattttaacgatgagaaaggtttcccatatatttaaaattaaagactatctacaattaaaaactacctgtaggtagatatacatgttatttttttttattttccttttattttttttttctttaccttttttatgtattagattgtactttatttatgtaggtacactatctattttaatttttgatttagtactttttgtatcttttgccgtgccgcaatactaatatcgtgatatctcctaaactatgtgtctaaataacacactgtaaactgcaaaaataatctaaattaaatgctcgtgatgatgaacttacttattttgataaagaaagaaagaaagaaagaaaatagtatttattgaaacacacagaaaccatatcaaaacacaataatattaatattaaataagcagcgtcctgtgtgccaacagggaggtcactcagcattatgctggttgtgacaaaccacaacacagcgctggttttcagtgaccaccctaaatgacgccatttacgggagcagcagaaacagaaaacaaaaaaccattgtttacaaacttacttgtatacccatcaccaacaaaaatacccacatattaattgaaaaaaatactaataaataaataataaacaatatcattCATCAAATAAACtgtatcattataaatattatgtaggtacacaaaTTATTGTCGTACATACTTGTAGTTATCTCTCTCACACAAGACCCGTCtcgctcgccgccgccgcgccggtccCATCACGTGAATTACTCACAAACACGCGCCGGCGCGACAGCAGCGCACGAGTCACGCGATATTGAACATAATTTCGACAGcctgattttaaaaatttccGTGGACACTAACAAAGATGCAAAACAAAAATGGCAGCCACACTTCGTCAACAACAAAGATAACAAATCACCGCCACCACTGTATGAGGAGCAGTAAGAAAAACCAGCTTATGCCAAAATTATGATGTGCATGGATCATAAACATAGTGTAAGTAGTAGGCAATTACATAttagattatctatactaaataTTACTACGTGTTATTTGCTGGTtgagaagtatttttttcatattacttctaaaacaaaattttgattttagggATCTTACAGGCGGTGGTATATTGTTCCAACAGTGAGTGGCGGCATACCTAAAACATCCCCTGAATGCCACAGTTTTGTGATTTTGTACGGAAAGCGGCCTCGATGACGATCTTGTGGAGTACGAATAGTGATCACGTCGCCAAACCAGCCTGTTATAGAGGTACTCCGGTGTTTTATTACTTAGAACCCCGAATAATAAGGTAGCCAGGTGAAGTTCTCTCCTTGcctccatttttaatttattatattgattcaGATAGGGAGTGATGTGGCTCCTTCGGGGTATATTGTAACAGAATCGAGCGCAAGCGTTCTGTACCCGTTGAATCAGTCGGACTGTACGTGACAACAGGCAAGGCCCGTAAACCACATCACAATAATTGAGCTTAGATAGAACAAGGGATTCAACTAGCATTTCTCTCATTGGTATGCTAAGGAATTTCCTGATCCTATACAGAAcctttaatttatagaaacagCTTTTGACCAGATTGTTTACGTGTCCCTCAAAGCGTAGTTCAGGGTCAAAGAGTAGGCCTAGGTTTCTAGCTGTATCAACTCTTTCAATATTTACccccataatttttatttccggTCTACATGATAATAAtgagtttatttgtttcttgCTGCCCATAATCATAAACTTGGATTTCTGTGGATTTAGTGATAGCGAATTTTTATTGCTCCAAGATACAAGTCTTTCCAGATCCAAGTTTATAGCTTGCACAGCAGTCGATACGTTGTTTGCCGTCATGGAGTGATACAATTGTGTATCATCGGCATAAATATGGTATTTACTGTTTCGTATACAGGTTGTTATATCTGcactatatataataaaaagcagCGGTCCCAACAGTGATCCTTGGGGAATTCCCCTGGGAACTGCTTTAGGGGTGGAAGACAAAGTAGTACCGTCTTTCTTTTTAATCTCAACCCGCTGGAGTCTATTAATTAGATAACTTTCAAACCACTTGACCGTGTCGCAGTCAAAACCATAGAACGACAATTttgaaagtaacaaatttatatttacactatCAAAAGCGcgggaaaaatctaataatgttaatatcgaGCCTTCGCCCCGGTCTCTTGCCTCTAGTATGTTGTCAACAACATCTGCCAGTGCGGTTGCAGTGCCCCTGCCCCGTCTAAAGCCCGACTGCAAATCCGGCAGAATTCcatttgtttctaaaaaatTTACCACCTGTGTATACACTACTCTTTCCAGAACCTTGGACAGACTCGGTAAAATACTTATGGGTCGGAGGTCTTTATAGTTTTGAGGGTTGTTGTTCTTAGGCAGTGGCCGTACATTCGCGAACTTCCATAAAGTCGGAAAAGTATGTGTGTTGATAGATTTGTTGACTACATTAGTTATTGCATTAAGGGACTGCGGAAGAGTTAATTGGATCATATCTCTAGATATACCATCTATACCTATAGCGTTCGACGTTAtgttgttgattatttttaaaacagtgtttgAATCTGTaggaattaaagaaaaagaagcTGAGCTGTATCTATGGAATTCAAAAAATGATAAGTCCGAAATCGTTACATTTGAGCTGCCGGGTATATCTAGAAACGCAGTATTTAAACCGTCTGGGTCATCACATTGTTCTAAAAATGTACTGTCCTTCGTAGGAGTGGACAGTACGTGCGTTTTTATGTTGTACCATAAAACTTTAGGCTTTTTTGTGTTGTCagtaatatttttggtgaaatatgcctttttttcgTTATATAATGCAACGGCGGCTTGgtgttttaaatctaaatagtaACGTTTTTGTGCTTCATTATTAGTTGTTCGAGCCCGACAGCGGGCTTCATCgcgtaatttgaaaattaatttaatgttatctgTAATCCACGGCGTTGGTGTACCCCGaaacgttgttttttttattggcgcgtgtttatcaaaaatacttaaaacatatgAATTAAACATACCCACCAGGTCATTCACGTCAACCTCACAATTTAATGCCTCCCACCTGATCGAATCCAAATCGGtcaattatataataacatttacttatttgGACTTTCAACCACAGCCGGCCCAAAAACCCGTATAAGATCTTCCTCACTACGTATAACACTTGCCTTGTCTCCAGGCCCACGACGGGCAAGAATACGGCCGTGCCTGGTCCACACGTACTTCCATCCCGCACGTTGTCCCGCGTCCCTCGCACGACGAAACAAAAGACGATTCAGCTTTGTGAGACGTTCATTAACGTAGAAGCGTCTCGGTGCACCTGCCATGTTGAGGTCAGCTGTAGTCGCCCCCCGCCGCACGCGCGCACCATTTATAAGATCGTCACGCAGGCTGCGACGCGCCAGTCGTACTATGACTGTACGGGGACGTATCTCCATCTCGCCGGCCGCGCTTGTGGCGTCAATACGTCTCCCACCGATCCGGTCCGCACTCACGATATCTCGATCCTCCAAATGAATACCGATtatatatcaccagttaaacatcacccaacgaattaaatgtttttttaatacagaaaagtagtttttgtgactttaataaaaaagctggatatatgtcatcgcggacttttttgtagaactaataaagaccaatgtttttgctatacattgttcttacttgtatccaacggtataagcggcgcacgcacaaatgcaatcttcaattagattttttttctgacttcttggacataaatcgctataactcagctaatatagtttcaatgtatttcaattatatataaaaacctgtcggagaaaatactctttctattagtgaaaaccgcatcaaaatccgttgcgtagttttaaagttttatgcatacgaagggactacagacaaaatgggcgactttgttttatactatgtagtgatacacacttaacttcgaaaagtcattggtgtgtaaCTGTTGCCTCGTACATGAAAAGTCCatcatctaaaaaaataaataacatcaaattaaaCACCTTCGTAGAACCGCAAGAGAGCACCTTACCTCTATAGTATGTCGAATCATAATCTCCTTAAAATAATTCCACACAGCGATGGGAGACTGCCAGTAATACCACTTGAAATAACAATGAGAGTCCAGATATATCGTGAGCAGGACAGACAGTTTGAACGCGTCGAAGTCGCGCTGTGCCGCGTAGTCAATCGTTTCTCTTAGCAGGCTGATGAGAAAGTTCTTCTCTGATAGGTCGTGGTTACGTGTTATTTTCTGTTCGACTAGGATTTCAGCTGAAAGTTATATATAAACGTTCACtgataaacacattatttatttctttttctgttGCATATTCAACCATTAACCTATGTTACAGACAgccataaaaatgtatttatggtACTCATTTTAGTTCAATCTTGTCCCGAgcaattttacatacataaaaaaactgaaaaagaaACGCTGGCGTGACGACCTAGATGCCTTTGAGAGGGATAGGTAATGGAAATGACTGGGAAAACGGGGGAAGGCCTTTGCCCAACAGCTGGACAGTACAGGCTACCAAAAAAAAGGATACAAAAACCGAGCTCAACGAGTAGGAATCGCTGTGTAAAGTAGCAGAATTTCTAACAAACCTAAGTACTTCTTCAATCCATACTCCTTATCAGCATCAGCAGCCGCGATCATCTCAACAACAGTTTGCTCATTGAAAATACTCCCAATTATCAGTTTCGGCTTCGGTTCTACTCCTGGCTTTTGGAAGGGAGGGGCATCGTTCTCTTTCAAAGAATGAAAGTAGCAGGGAGCAGACGTTTGCTGTTTTACTTCACCTACTGAGGAGGACGGTACTATTGGTGCTGAAGCCGCCTTGATCTTCGTCGACGGAGTTTTAGACTTGGATAAGTCAGAACTTGTGCTAGTGTTTGAGTTTATTATGGATTTTGAGTCCATGTTGAACTAGAGAAGAAATTATAACGTATCAGCTTTGTTATTGTTGATTGGTTGACGTTGTCAAAGTTTacttttaacaaatttaatacgAAAGAGGTAGGAGAGTCTTACGTGTGAAACGATAAAGTTTTTACGTGAATGTATCAAATAACAGAAatgaaaggagatcatccacgctccatacatttttgggccttttttcaaagtgccggccaacaaaaaaaagtggcatgtatcgatagagctagccatttgaagcaatagttagtatggcacgaaaccggtaggatcgctttgaaccgagttatacaggtttgaagattcataatattcaaacatttattcatttctgaaagtactgtgaaacataaaataatgattgattttgctagaattaactatataaagcaaacgaccacccttaagttgatttaaggtcgtaagcacacgtatcaactcggaaacgggtcgtcactgtatcaactcgagctcatcagtattatttgtatgtaattccctactgtaacacacttatcggaatcgttatgtgatcgccccggctcacgacgatgggagtggtgcgtatgcgcattatgcatacaccagcacccagggtggggtgcgggactatgtgcaaattccgatagaagggcgggcataccttctaaaccgcaacatgtgtcctcataacaagggccctcatcacaaatggtgcccgaagcacaaaatattgttctacatgccgatgagtcggacataacaacccaacggcaacactctagatgacctcttacctagacgatggtttgatagttgcacacaatcgagggtgcggccccttgggttcgctaagggaggatgcgctgaccttgcgctagtcgccagtgaccagtccagtggcgaagcattgaggcgccgggggaatcaaactcgcacctaaggggccgcaccctcggttgtgtgcaactaacaaaccatcgtctaggtaagaggtcacctagagtgttgccgttgggttgttatctCCGACTCAttggcatgtggaacaatattttgtgctttgggcacgatttgtgatgagggcccttgttatgaggacacatgttgcggtttagaaggtgtgcccacaattctatcggaatttgcacatagccccgcactccaccctgggtgctggtgtatgcataatgcgcatacgaaccacttCCATGgacgtgagccggggcgatcacataacgattccgataagtgcgttacagtagggaattacatacaaataatactgatgagctcgagttgatacggtgacgacccgtttccgagttgatacgtgtgcttacgaccttaaatcaacttaagggtggtcgtttgctttatatagttaattctagcaaaatcaatcattattttatgtttcacagcactttcagaaatgaataaatgtttgaatattatgagtcttcaaacctgtataactcggttcaaagcgatcctaccggtttcgtgccatactaactattgcttcaaatggctagttctatcgatacatgccacttttttttgttggccggcactttgaaaaaaggcccaaaatggatgatctcctttaggATTTAATCGGGTAAGGAAAAACTAGTGACCATCAGTGGTACAAGAAGAGAGGGGACGAACGAACTGGCACTAAAATATGTCTCATATGAACAAAAAGTTGAAactaaatatacttacaaaaagttagttatttacaaaaacagtaaaatatttcaaattaattttattattataataataacagacTGAGGAAATACACTTTCAACGAATTTTCATAACGCAACCGCATGTATCGACATCACTTGAAATAAAGCTACTTGTATTACTTACAAGGTACCATGcgttagaaaaaaaaaggaGAAACAAGACTACAGAATAGTGATAACAATTAATAATCACTTTAGCTTGTTTTAAATCAGAAAATGCActgtaacatttataaaatctcTATTTTCAAACACTCTTAATACAAGCGACGTCTGAAAAAATCCGTTGAAAGATGTAagatttttacaacatttttttacacaCTACTTATGAATTACCTTATATTATAATGGTTAGAGCTCACTTGTCTACTGTTTGCGTATTCATCATGTTGTCTCACTTACACACATAACGAATTATAGAGATAGAACTataaattttgacaaatatgCAAACTTAAATATAATCAGGGTGGCATATTCCgtctatttgaaataatactcGTTATAATCTAGTTGCAGCGTTTGTAGAATAGTCAGTAAAAGTAGGTAATAAGTCAGCTGTTTCTATAAACGCTGCAACTCGATTATaacgattattatttaaaatagactGTTTTACCCAATAGACGGAATATGCCCTGACTTTACCAAAGTTTAGTCTCACCAGTAAACaccatttatgtatgtatctgaGTATAGCAACAAACCAGTGCGTAGAAagcgataaataaatacaagagatTTAGAAAGAGTACAAGTACACACGCACTCCTAAACTAAcataaaaggaaatattttgagTTAACTACACACGGTcttctgattccaaactaagcagagcttgtactatggtaaccaaacaactgataaacgtacttatagacttctaaatacatacttatatagataaatttacaaccaggctcagaacaaatactcgtactcatcacacaaatatttgttttagatggGATTGGAATCTACCACACGCGATGCCACGGTTTTCTATATCTCTTGTTTTATATATCATTATCAACACAACGGCTTGAAGCtatatacaaacacaaaaaaaaaggcaaataaacacaattatttatcattatgaCCGTTGTTGTTTCACTTTGACCCTATCTTTGCCATTTAAGTCAAAATTATCCCAATACCTCCCCGGAGCGGCTACCGGGGAGTCTTCTGAAGCGCTACTCTCAGAAGACGATGAAGAAGATGAAGAAGAAGAGTCTTCAGATTCTGAACTTTCTTCTTTCCTTTTACTCTTCTTTTTAGAATAATCATCATCACTAGactttttgttctttttattctttttagaACTCTCCGTtctgtgtttattattttcttctttaccGTTCTGTTCGTAATGTTTACGCTTAGATCTGTCATCTACGATATTTCGTTCGTCTTTCCGACGGCTATTCTTCTCTTCTCGATCCCCAGTCttctttttatttctgtattctTCTTGGTCGTCTTCTTTGCGTGATTTCTCATAATTCTTACGATCTTTATCTTCTGTGTCATTCCTACGAGACTTTTTGTcatctttgttatatttgtcAGAGTCTTTCTGTCTTTTGTCATCATTATTATCTCTATCCTTGCGAGGTCTATCGTCGTCTCTGTCTTCTTTGCGACGTCTCCAGTCGTCTTTTTTTTCTTCTCTCCAGTCTCTATCGTCCTGTCTCTTTTCCTCATTGTCATTGTGCCTTTGGTCATATTCTCTACGTGATTTACTTTCATCCTTACGCGATCTATCATCCCTGTAATCTTTTTTGTAACTTTCATCATCTTCTTTCTGTCTCGAATCATTCCTATAGTTCTTTTCATCATTTCGTGATTCTCTTTCATCGCCTCTCCGTGTTCGGTCATCATCACCACGGCTTTTATCACCTTTTCGGGGTCTATCatcattatttctatttgaCTTAGGGTCCTCTCTTTGCCTGCCTTCATCTTTACGATTCCTATCACTGCGTCCTTGGTCTTCCCGTGACTCCCTTTCTTCCCCTTTCCTTGATCTGTCATCATTTTTATCATTTCTCACTCTTTCATCGTCCCTACGATTTCTCTCATCATTACGATCAGACTCATTTCGTCCCCTTTCCTCCCCTCTGCGCCTTTCATCATCTCGACGACCACTATCATCACGACCTCGGTCTTCTCTTTCATCTCCTTTGCGTCTATCATCAGCACGTCCCCTATCATCACGACTTTGTTCATCCCTTTCATCTCCTCTTCGTCTATCGTCATCTCTACGAACCCTATCATCACGACCACGGTCTTCCCTTTCATCTCCTTTGCGTCTATCATCAGCACGTCCCCTATCGTCACGACTTAGTTCTTCCCTTTCATCTCCTTTTCGTCTATCATCATCTCTACGAACTCTATTATTACGATCCTGTTCATCCCTTTCATCATCCTTACGGCCCCTATCATCACGACGTCGGTCTTCCCTTTCATCTCCTTTCCGCCTTTCATCACCCCTCCGACCTCTATCATCGTATGCTAGTTCATCTCTTTCATCACGCCGTGGCCTATCATCATCCCTCCTACCCCTATCATCGTTTCTATCACCTCTCTCATCATTCCTACGACCCCTGTCTTCATCCCTACGTCTATCTCTGTCATCCATACGACGTTTGTTCTGATCTCTCTGTCTATCATTATCTCTGCTCCTATCACGTCTAAAGTCATCTTCATCATCGTCTCTTCTCCCTCTCCTGTCGTCTCCGTTCCTTCTGTCTCGAGGCCTGGAGTCTTCTAAGTCATTCCTGTCCATTCTTCTAGCGTCCTTGCCGTATGTGTCGTAGAAGCCGTCGTGCCCCCACCTCTCCCCCTTCTCCTTGGCAACGGTTTCGGCTAGAGTCTCCGGGTCATCATCCTTCTTTTTATCCTTCTTAGATTtgcttttcttcttctttttggATTTCTCTTCTTCGTCTTCTGTAAAGAATAGTTACATTAGAGATTGAAATATGACTTTGTGCCTCTcgcatttcttttaaaatattatttgtattggtactatttttatgtaatatgaaaatatgttcttttcagatacttttttatagaaataactgATTCCACCTCGTCACTACGCAATCGTATCTTTCTGCAGCTATAATCTTGAAACTAAATAAGTATGAAATactcaataattaaattagataGTCATCACAATGATAATAGAGTATAGTATATTACCACTGGAACTTGAATCACTGGAAGACGATGAATCAGAACTGGAACTGCTGGAGTCGGAGCTGGAATCTGAACTGGATTCACTGTCCAGTTTGATCTCTGTCACGGGCGGTGGGACATTCTGAAAATGAGGAACATAAGaacttaataatatgtaagcACATATTATTACTGCGAAACgttttactgcaaaaatatcaTTCAACATTGTCAAAAGAATTAAAATCGGCCTATTATTAATTACGACTATCATAAAAGTAATCCAAATTACAGAGGTATGATACAAACCACATTGAATCACTTAAATTAGAGGTAGAGATCTCTAGAAAGACACAATTTATTATACCTAGCAATCAATTTTGGgcattaaaatcataatatagCAGCACTCCGCAGTCACGAAGATAAGATTAAAACTGAAGACGAACTCGAAAAAAGTATGTACTAACGAACGACGGCATCCATACATTCTGTTAGATTTTTATCATTTGTCTACCCAACATTATAtattctaactagctgaccctcgcaacttcgcttgcgtcacataagagagaatgcgtcaaaattttccccgtttttgtaacattttttattcgtactctgctcctattggttgtagcgtgatgatatatagcctatagccttcctcgataaatgggttatctaacattgaaagaaatttttaaatcggaccagtagttcctgagattagcgcgttcaaacaaacaaacaaaatcttcagctttataatttgaGTATAGATATGAGTATAGATTACCTTAGGCATCTGTTTCAAGTGTTCTCTAAGCTCGTCAGTGAGACCTCCAAGACCTATAGAAGTGAAGAAATTGATGGAGAACCTCGTATTCTTGGGGTTGTCGCGCGGGAATATACCGGAGAACGCGTCCTGTAGAGTCCTGAAACAGAAGAGAAGAGCCTTTATTAATTGAGAAGCTTAATATCTTAAACATATTTAAgatcatattttcttatgggtgGTTTTCTGGGTTACACAATATTAGTTAATTAGTATTAGTTCATTAGTTTTGTTATAGCACAGGCAAAAGAGATAAAGGGGATTGATAACTTTCCTATAAggattgtataaatattttttaaaaaggacTTTTTTACCAACCCTTTAACAAATAACTTGTGTAATCTTAGTTAATAGACGGAATGGCGAAAGGTTTGCGtgaatgataatataattggtAGTGAaaaggtgccgccaaacaacttgaacacgaGGTCGGCAAAATGGGAAGCAAACGGAACGCTAAGACGTTACAAAGGGCAGTCAGATATACGAATCGGGTGATGGATAAACAAGAGCTTTCGCTAACGTTTTTTTCCAAGGGGACTGATGTTTACATCAAATAGTTTTTTGGCATCTAGATAGTCTATAAAACTTAGCGATAGCTAACTCACGGGTCTTTCAGTCGATCATTCAGCTTCTTCAATCCCATATACTCCGCTAGCTCTTGGAATAATATCTTGATATAAATACGACTGGAACTAGTTGTATCTTCCTCATTCAACTTCACACACTCCAATACTTCCCAACTGATCGAGTCTGTAAATAGCAAGTGAGCGAAAAACTTGCTAACATTCCTTAAACGATTTGTATCTAACCTATGAGCAGTCGCATAAGAGTCTTTGAAAATCTCTTCAAAAGGCCCTATGTATATTCTGTTGATGTTACAAAACCGTTGGGCAAGTAACCCGTAGAACTTTTCATATGTTCTCTGTTCAGCGCAGCAGTCTAAAAACATGTGACATAGCTCTACTTCTTGTCCCGGTTTTAGCTGCATTTTCATCAACTTGTGTGCGCATTCTTCAAAGTCTAAACTGGAGTTGATCGTCAGGTATATTGTTCTACGTAAAGCTACGAGGTTTGTTTCCGTATTGTCAATGATTGTGACTTCCTTCTGTTCCTGGTCTTCCTCTTCTTCTTCCTCGTCACTGCCGCTTTCTCCGGAACTGTCTTCTTCACCAGATTCAGCGTCGGAGCCTAAGATCTCTTTGCTgagtgttttgtatttttgttcattttcCTCATATTTGTCGTCGAATTTGAAGACATCTGGAATAATTGAATTAAGAATTAGAATTGCaccttaagaaatattttatctgaaatttaaatagtaacaatggtttatattgaaacttaacaatttattgttaaccAAGGTATAAGGTTCAATTGAATCAAACCCAAATTACATTAAATGCTAGTTAGTTGATAAACTATTTCAGTATTGCAgtgtagaaaattaatttaccctgtaatatcaaaacaaaaagaagCTATTGTAACTTAGTAAAAACATTAGCCAAAAACAATACTTACTCAGGATATCCTGTGGGTCCGTAGCCTCATCCAGCATCATGAGGTGAGTGAACTGTTCCTCCTCAGGCACCAGTTCCAACTCCTCAATCAGAGCCGGGTGGTCTTTGAACCCATCCTTCCACACTTGGAACATCACTTCAATCATGTACTGCACCCTTTTATCCAGCTGGCCTTCATGGAGTATGTTCCTCAACATCTCAAATATAGCATTGACACCTTTCGAAGACACCTCGGTCAGTTTCTGACCACATTCCTTCAAAAATGCTATAGCTACTTCCACTGAATCATCCGTAGGTGTCTCCACTAGTAAAGTGAGGAGCTCTAATGCCAATATCTCGTGT of the Anticarsia gemmatalis isolate Benzon Research Colony breed Stoneville strain chromosome 3, ilAntGemm2 primary, whole genome shotgun sequence genome contains:
- the LOC142987174 gene encoding uncharacterized protein LOC142987174 isoform X1, whose translation is MEPSKESKRRKDRNSDEDERRKEKKSKRARTRSRSPAEHRDKESRRKRKHSRSRSPNVAPKQEKQTTSEKDSEVKKEAPARRAKETDMLNTRTGGAYIPPARLRMMQAQITDKSSVAYQRLAWEALKKSIHGHINKINVGNIGIIIKELLKENIVRGRGLLCRSVIQAQAASPTFTNVYAALVAAVNSRFPNIGELLLKRLVIQFKRGFKRNDKPVCISSASFIAHLVNQRVAHEILALELLTLLVETPTDDSVEVAIAFLKECGQKLTEVSSKGVNAIFEMLRNILHEGQLDKRVQYMIEVMFQVWKDGFKDHPALIEELELVPEEEQFTHLMMLDEATDPQDILNVFKFDDKYEENEQKYKTLSKEILGSDAESGEEDSSGESGSDEEEEEEDQEQKEVTIIDNTETNLVALRRTIYLTINSSLDFEECAHKLMKMQLKPGQEVELCHMFLDCCAEQRTYEKFYGLLAQRFCNINRIYIGPFEEIFKDSYATAHRLDTNRLRNVSKFFAHLLFTDSISWEVLECVKLNEEDTTSSSRIYIKILFQELAEYMGLKKLNDRLKDPTLQDAFSGIFPRDNPKNTRFSINFFTSIGLGGLTDELREHLKQMPKNVPPPVTEIKLDSESSSDSSSDSSSSSSDSSSSSDSSSSEDEEEKSKKKKKSKSKKDKKKDDDPETLAETVAKEKGERWGHDGFYDTYGKDARRMDRNDLEDSRPRDRRNGDDRRGRRDDDEDDFRRDRSRDNDRQRDQNKRRMDDRDRRRDEDRGRRNDERGDRNDDRGRRDDDRPRRDERDELAYDDRGRRGDERRKGDEREDRRRDDRGRKDDERDEQDRNNRVRRDDDRRKGDEREELSRDDRGRADDRRKGDEREDRGRDDRVRRDDDRRRGDERDEQSRDDRGRADDRRKGDEREDRGRDDSGRRDDERRRGEERGRNESDRNDERNRRDDERVRNDKNDDRSRKGEERESREDQGRSDRNRKDEGRQREDPKSNRNNDDRPRKGDKSRGDDDRTRRGDERESRNDEKNYRNDSRQKEDDESYKKDYRDDRSRKDESKSRREYDQRHNDNEEKRQDDRDWREEKKDDWRRRKEDRDDDRPRKDRDNNDDKRQKDSDKYNKDDKKSRRNDTEDKDRKNYEKSRKEDDQEEYRNKKKTGDREEKNSRRKDERNIVDDRSKRKHYEQNGKEENNKHRTESSKKNKKNKKSSDDDYSKKKSKRKEESSESEDSSSSSSSSSSESSASEDSPVAAPGRYWDNFDLNGKDRVKVKQQRS
- the LOC142987174 gene encoding uncharacterized protein LOC142987174 isoform X2, yielding MEPSKESKRRKDRNSDEDERRKEKKSKRARTRSRSPAEHRDKESRRKRKHSRSRSPNVAPKQEKQTTSEKDSEVKKEAPARRAKETDMLNTRTGGAYIPPARLRMMQAQITDKSSVAYQRLAWEALKKSIHGHINKINVGNIGIIIKELLKENIVRGRGLLCRSVIQAQAASPTFTNVYAALVAAVNSRFPNIGELLLKRLVIQFKRGFKRNDKPVCISSASFIAHLVNQRVAHEILALELLTLLVETPTDDSVEVAIAFLKECGQKLTEVSSKGVNAIFEMLRNILHEGQLDKRVQYMIEVMFQVWKDGFKDHPALIEELELVPEEEQFTHLMMLDEATDPQDILNVFKFDDKYEENEQKYKTLSKEILGSDAESGEEDSSGESGSDEEEEEEDQEQKEVTIIDNTETNLVALRRTIYLTINSSLDFEECAHKLMKMQLKPGQEVELCHMFLDCCAEQRTYEKFYGLLAQRFCNINRIYIGPFEEIFKDSYATAHRLDTNRLRNVSKFFAHLLFTDSISWEVLECVKLNEEDTTSSSRIYIKILFQELAEYMGLKKLNDRLKDPTLQDAFSGIFPRDNPKNTRFSINFFTSIGLGGLTDELREHLKQMPKNVPPPVTEIKLDSESSSDSSSDSSSSSSDSSSSSDSSSSDEEEKSKKKKKSKSKKDKKKDDDPETLAETVAKEKGERWGHDGFYDTYGKDARRMDRNDLEDSRPRDRRNGDDRRGRRDDDEDDFRRDRSRDNDRQRDQNKRRMDDRDRRRDEDRGRRNDERGDRNDDRGRRDDDRPRRDERDELAYDDRGRRGDERRKGDEREDRRRDDRGRKDDERDEQDRNNRVRRDDDRRKGDEREELSRDDRGRADDRRKGDEREDRGRDDRVRRDDDRRRGDERDEQSRDDRGRADDRRKGDEREDRGRDDSGRRDDERRRGEERGRNESDRNDERNRRDDERVRNDKNDDRSRKGEERESREDQGRSDRNRKDEGRQREDPKSNRNNDDRPRKGDKSRGDDDRTRRGDERESRNDEKNYRNDSRQKEDDESYKKDYRDDRSRKDESKSRREYDQRHNDNEEKRQDDRDWREEKKDDWRRRKEDRDDDRPRKDRDNNDDKRQKDSDKYNKDDKKSRRNDTEDKDRKNYEKSRKEDDQEEYRNKKKTGDREEKNSRRKDERNIVDDRSKRKHYEQNGKEENNKHRTESSKKNKKNKKSSDDDYSKKKSKRKEESSESEDSSSSSSSSSSESSASEDSPVAAPGRYWDNFDLNGKDRVKVKQQRS